One Deltaproteobacteria bacterium genomic window, CGCCTACTCGGCGGCGATAAACTCCTATGCCGATCCGTACAAGAAAGTCGCTGCCGCTCTCTACCTCGACTGTGTGAGAAGCTACGAATCGAACAAGGATGAGCAGGTGGTGGAACAGAACCTCGCGCTCATGCCCAAGATATACGACGACCCCGAGGTCCAGCAAAAGACCTATGGCTACAAGCTGATGAAGTGGTCCCTTGAGAACGGCCAGAGCATCACCTACCAGCAGGCTTCCGGTTCATACCTCATAATTGCCGACTATGGGCCGAAGGCTATTACAGGAGAGATGAGTCCCAAGGAGGCCCTGGAAAAGGCGCAGAAGGAGTACGAAGCACGTCTCTGGTTCTAGTGGGTTTGAGTGTTCTAGGATTAGTTCTTGAAACCCCTCCTTATCTCGATGGAGTTCCCGCAACCTCTTGGTGTCTGAATAGGGCGTTGGTTGCGGGAATTCCATTGTTCTAAAAGGGCTGACACGGTGGCTCCGGGCTCTCTTTTCAGGGCGGCGGAAAAGGTATGCTTCAAGTGGGTGAATCGGAAAGGGCATTCGATTGAATAGAGCAGGCTCTACCGCCACTGCAGGGGCTAAGACGACAGGCAAGCGGATTCTCGAGCTTCTTGATCGGAGGTTCGTCTTTCTCGGAATTCTGCCGACCTTCCTGGCAACGACACTCCTGATCATCTACCCCACGTTCCTCGTGGTGAAGAACAGCCTCTACCTGGATATCCCGGCCGTGCTCAGGTTCGTGGGCCTCAAACAGTATATCAGGATGGCCGTGGACCCACGGTTCTGGGTCTACCTCAAGCACACGGTCTACTACTCCGGGTTTTCCACCTTAATCTCCTTTATCCTGGGCA contains:
- a CDS encoding sugar ABC transporter permease → MNRAGSTATAGAKTTGKRILELLDRRFVFLGILPTFLATTLLIIYPTFLVVKNSLYLDIPAVLRFVGLKQYIRMAVDPRFWVYLKHTVYYSGFSTLISFILG